The genome window GAAAGGAGAGCTTCTTGAGCGACAAGATCGAGCGCGTGATGCTGGTGACGGCGCACCCGGACGACTCGGAGTTCGGCGCGGGCGGGACCGTCGCGAAGATGGCCAAGGAAGGCCGCGAGGTGACCTACGTCATCGTCACCAACGGCAACAAGGGCTCGAGCGACCGCACGCTGACGCCCGAGCGGCTCGCGCGGATCCGGGAAGAGGAGCAGCGCAACGCGGCGCGCACGCTCGGCGTCGCGCGTGTCGAGTTCCTCGGCTACCCCGACTGCGAGGTCGAGGACACCCGCGACGTCCGGCGCGACGTCACGCGGCAGATCAGGAAGTGGCGGCCCGACCTCCTCATCTGCCAGAACCCGAACCGGACCTACAACCTCGGCGGCTCCCACCGCGATCACCGCGTCGCCGCGGGCGTCGCGCTCGACTGTGTCTATCCCCTGGCGCGCGACCACATGGCCTTCCCGGAGCTGCTGCCCGAGCACGAGCCCCACAAGGTCCGCCTCGTCTACGTGATGCAGTGGGAGAACCCGCACGTCGTCATGGACATCTCGGACTTCATGGACCTGAAGCTGAAGGCCCTCGCCTGCCACGCGAGCCAGTTCGCCGACTTCGTCGCCGTCGAGAAGCGCGTGCGTGAGCGCTCCGCCGAGCTCGGCAAGACGAAGGGCTACGCGTACGCAGAGGCGTTCGACCAGATCGTCATGCAGCGATGAAGCGATAGAATGAATCGCGTCAAGCCGAACGCAGCCGCCACGCACCTCGATCAGGGCACGTCCGGAGTGCCACCGGCCTCGCGGGCGTCGGTAGAATGAATCGCGTCAAGCCGAACGCAGCCGCCACGCACCTCGATCAGGGCACGTCCGGAGTGCCGCCGGCCTCGCGGCATCCGTTACAATGACCGACCGCGGGCTCGTCGTCGCCTCGCTCGAGGCGACGCCCCGGCTCCTGCGGCTCCTCACCGCCGACGCGACGGCCGCGCAGGCGGCGACGCCGCCCGCGCCCGGCGAGTGGTCCATCGCCGAGGTCGTCCGCCACCTCGTCGAGGGCGACCGCGACACCTTCGTGCCGCGGCTCCGGCTCATGCTCGCCGAGGCGCGGCCCGTGTTCGCGTCGCGGCGACCGGAGCCGGGCGACGCCTCAGACGTCGCGACGCTGCTCGACGTCTTCGCGAAGGCCCGGGGGCAGGCGGTCGGGCTGCTCGCGGCGCTCGACGACCCGGGCTGGCGGCGGGAGGGCGTGAGCCCGAGCCGCGGCGCGCTGAGCGTCGAGACCTACGCCCGGACGATGGCCGCGCACGACACGGAGCACCTCCGGCAGATCCACGCCGGCCGCGTGGTCCTCGGCCTCCTCCCGCGACGCTGCGAGGCCCGCCTGCCACTCGCCGTCCCCGAGCTCGTCGCCGCCCTCCGCGCGACGCCGGCCCGTGTCGCCGAGCTCGCGCGCGGGCTCGACGCGGAGCGGCTCCGCCGGCGCCCCACGGAGGGCGAGTGGTCCATGAAGGAGGTGATGGCGCACCTCCGGGACCTCGAGCGCGACCTCTTCCTCCCGCGCCTCCGTCGCATCCTCGAGGAGGAGCGGCCGCGGTTCGAGTCGTTCGACCCCGAGGCCTGGGCGCGCTCGCGCGACCACCGGGAGGGGAGCTTCGAGGCGGACCTCGAGGAGTTCACCGCCGCCCGGGCACGGACGCTCGCCTTCGTCGAGGCGCTGCCGGACTCGGCCGTGGCGCGGGTCGGCCTCTCGGGCCACTTCGGGCCGGTCACGCTCGCGCAGTACGCGACCCACGTCGCGGACCACGACCTCGAGCACCTGGGTCAGCTGATGGCAGTGCGAGGTGAGCCGGTTCGACCGGCGAGCCGAGCCTTTCAATGATCGACAATAGTCCCGTTCTCGCGAATCCCAGCGTCCGCCGCGTCCAGGACGCGCTCGATGCGCTGGGCGGCGGCCATCGCGTCGTCGCGCTCGCCGAGTCGGCGCGAACGGCGGCCGACGCCGCGCGGGCGCTCGGCTGCCGCGTGGACCAGATCGTGAAGTCGCTGGTCTTCCGGGGACGCCAGACGGAGCGCGCGATCCTCGTCGCGGCGAGCGGCGGTAACCGCGTGGACGAGGGGAAGGTCGCCGGCCTGGTCGGCGAGCCCGTCGCGATGGGCGACGCCGCGTTCGTGCGCGCCCGCACGGGGTTCGCGATCGGCGGCGTGGCGCCGATCGGCCACGCGGAAACCTTCCCCGCGCTGATCGACGAGGACCTCCTCCGGTGGGAGGAAATCTGGGCCGCGGCGGGCCATCCGAGCACGGTCTTCAGGCTCACGCCGGCGGACCTCGTCAAGATGACGGGCGGCCGCGTGGCCGCCGTCAGGGCCTAGCCGCCACGCGCCCCCTCTGGGGGTAAAATACCGGCCGTGACCGGTCGCCGCTCGGCCCTCCCCGTGCTGGTCGCGCTCCTGCTCCTCGGCGCCACCGCCGCCGTCGCGCGCGGCCCCGTCGTCCCGCCGGCGGCGCCGGCCCTCGCGCGCGACGTCGAGGCCCTCAGCGCGCCCGACATGGAGGGGCGCCGCTCGGGGACGCCCGGCGGTGAGCGAGCCGCGCGCCGCATCGCCGAGTGGATCGAGGCGGCCGGACTCCGCCCCGGCGGCGAGCATGGCACGTTCTTCCAGTGGTTCGCCGTCGAGACCGGCATCGCGCTCGGGCCCGCGAACGAGCTCGCCCTCGCGAGGCCGGGCGGCCGCCGCTTCGAGGTCGGGCGCGAGTGGACGCCGCACGGCGGCTCCCTCACGGGCGCGCTGAGCGCCGAGATCGTCCTCGCGGGCCGGGGGGCGACGAGCGACGACGGGAGCTTCGACGACTACGCGGGCCTCGACGTGCGCGGCCGGATCGTGGTGGCGCTCAACGGCACGCCGGGGGCACTCGGCACGACGCGCGTGTCGCGGCTCGACAAGCTCATCGCAGCGCGACGCCACGGCGCCGCCGCGCTCCTCCTGGTCGCCGACGCGCTGCCGCCGCTCGACGCGACGGCCGCCCGGGTCGGGCTGATCTCCGGGACGCTCACGCGCCAGGCCGCCGGGGCGCTCCAGACCGGCGATCGCGTGAGCCTCAGGGTGGACCTCGCGGCCGCCGTGCGGCGCGGGGCGAACGTGGTCGGCATCCTCCCCGGCGCCGAGCCCGCGCTCGCCGACGAGGCGGTCGTGATCGGCGCGCACTACGACCATCTCGGGCGCGTGGACGGTGTCGTCCATCCGGGCGCCGACGACAACGCCTCGGGCACGGCGATGGTCGTCGGCCTCGCGCGCGCGTTCGCGGCGGCGGGCGGCGCCCCGCGCACGCTCGTCGTCGCGCTCTTCGGCGGCGAAGAGCTCGGCCTCCTCGGCTCGCGGCACTACGTGCGCGAGCCCGCGGTGCCGCACGCCAGGACGGTCGCGATGGTGAACTTCGACATGGTCGGGCGGATGCGCGAGCACCGCCTCGTGATCGCCGGCGGGGACAGCGCTCGCGGCCTCGCCGACGCGCTCGCCCCGGCGCCGCCGACGCGCGTCACGCTGGAGCTCCGCGGCAACCCCTGGGGTGCCTCCGACCACAGCCTGTTCTACGACGCCGGCGTGCCCGTCCTCTTCTTCACGACGGGCGCCCACGCCGATTACCACACGCCGAGCGACACCGCCGACAAGATCGACGCCGACGCGATGGCGGAGATCGCACGGATCGCCGCGGCGGCGATCGAGCGCCTCGCGGGCGGCGCGCGTCCCGCGTACGCGCGCGTCGCCCCGCCCGGGCAGCGCCCGGCGCAGGGGCCGCCCGTGGGCGGCGCGTTCCTCGGCGTCGTCATCACGCAAGCCGGCGCCCGCGACGGGCTGCGCATCGGCGGCGTCGTGCCCGGCAGCGGCGCGGCGACGGCGGGGCTCAGCGAGGGCGACGTGATCGTCCGCCTCGGCGGCGCCGCGGTGGACAGCTTCGACGACCTCCGGGCCGTGCTGCGCGGCAAGAAGCCCGGCGACGCCATCCGGGTCGTCTATCTGAGAGACGGCGACGCCCACACG of Candidatus Methylomirabilota bacterium contains these proteins:
- a CDS encoding DinB family protein, with amino-acid sequence MTDRGLVVASLEATPRLLRLLTADATAAQAATPPAPGEWSIAEVVRHLVEGDRDTFVPRLRLMLAEARPVFASRRPEPGDASDVATLLDVFAKARGQAVGLLAALDDPGWRREGVSPSRGALSVETYARTMAAHDTEHLRQIHAGRVVLGLLPRRCEARLPLAVPELVAALRATPARVAELARGLDAERLRRRPTEGEWSMKEVMAHLRDLERDLFLPRLRRILEEERPRFESFDPEAWARSRDHREGSFEADLEEFTAARARTLAFVEALPDSAVARVGLSGHFGPVTLAQYATHVADHDLEHLGQLMAVRGEPVRPASRAFQ
- a CDS encoding YbaK/EbsC family protein; amino-acid sequence: MIDNSPVLANPSVRRVQDALDALGGGHRVVALAESARTAADAARALGCRVDQIVKSLVFRGRQTERAILVAASGGNRVDEGKVAGLVGEPVAMGDAAFVRARTGFAIGGVAPIGHAETFPALIDEDLLRWEEIWAAAGHPSTVFRLTPADLVKMTGGRVAAVRA
- a CDS encoding M28 family peptidase; this translates as MTGRRSALPVLVALLLLGATAAVARGPVVPPAAPALARDVEALSAPDMEGRRSGTPGGERAARRIAEWIEAAGLRPGGEHGTFFQWFAVETGIALGPANELALARPGGRRFEVGREWTPHGGSLTGALSAEIVLAGRGATSDDGSFDDYAGLDVRGRIVVALNGTPGALGTTRVSRLDKLIAARRHGAAALLLVADALPPLDATAARVGLISGTLTRQAAGALQTGDRVSLRVDLAAAVRRGANVVGILPGAEPALADEAVVIGAHYDHLGRVDGVVHPGADDNASGTAMVVGLARAFAAAGGAPRTLVVALFGGEELGLLGSRHYVREPAVPHARTVAMVNFDMVGRMREHRLVIAGGDSARGLADALAPAPPTRVTLELRGNPWGASDHSLFYDAGVPVLFFTTGAHADYHTPSDTADKIDADAMAEIARIAAAAIERLAGGARPAYARVAPPGQRPAQGPPVGGAFLGVVITQAGARDGLRIGGVVPGSGAATAGLSEGDVIVRLGGAAVDSFDDLRAVLRGKKPGDAIRVVYLRDGDAHTTSATLGARP
- a CDS encoding PIG-L deacetylase family protein, giving the protein MSDKIERVMLVTAHPDDSEFGAGGTVAKMAKEGREVTYVIVTNGNKGSSDRTLTPERLARIREEEQRNAARTLGVARVEFLGYPDCEVEDTRDVRRDVTRQIRKWRPDLLICQNPNRTYNLGGSHRDHRVAAGVALDCVYPLARDHMAFPELLPEHEPHKVRLVYVMQWENPHVVMDISDFMDLKLKALACHASQFADFVAVEKRVRERSAELGKTKGYAYAEAFDQIVMQR